Proteins found in one Miscanthus floridulus cultivar M001 chromosome 4, ASM1932011v1, whole genome shotgun sequence genomic segment:
- the LOC136548723 gene encoding uncharacterized protein — protein MEVYCQEVRRLEDIFDGLKLNHIPRCLNEAADVLAKVASARELVSMGVFASDQHKPSVRYKGSEQADDGPPDLAPGADPPTAPLDPEVMELEGDPAAESDPPNDWRTLYLDYLLRDTLSVDKTEAQ, from the coding sequence atggaggTGTACTGCCAAGAAGTTCGACGGTTGGAGGACATAtttgatggcctcaaactcaatcacatcccaaggtgcctcaacgaagcagccgatgTGCTCGCGAAAGTAGCATCCGCCCGAGAGCTAGTGTCGATGGGTGTCTTCGCTAGCGATCAACATAAGCCCTCGGTGCGCTACAAGGGGtcagaacaagccgacgatggcccaccTGATCTGGCCCCGGGGGCCGACCCGCCAACTGCTCCActcgaccctgaggtcatggagcttgaaggggACCCAGCAGCAGAGTCTGACCCTCCCAACGACTGGAGAACGCtctacctcgactatctcctccgcGACACACTCTCggtagacaagacggaagcccaatAG
- the LOC136551881 gene encoding gamma-tubulin complex component 3-like, whose translation MDDQQTQDLVKELVHRLLSAAESGGGGGGRDMGGALRFAHRLLSSRLAPAVLPDEHSLAESIKRRLAASGRPNDALAFADLHSKLSVRARPASLWPLLYLLDSLSSQRRAAAAASCLPNLPSAAPPRNATSGTAPGAGGRPGSRAHGAPSGGVMLVSKDPDNIREIALREYTELVIDETEVSEAALVRDVLYACQGIDGRYVRYDKAVDAYDLPDGVRVPRSTRTLVRKLCELGWLFRKVRGFISDNISRSPSDAATEVGTVAQAFCSALQEELSDYYKLLAVLESYSLNPIPTPGSDSGVSSNYLSLRRLAVWLAEPAVRMRLMAVLVDGCRGLRGGAMAGVIHGHAQHGDPMFQEFMGRLLRRVCSPLFEMVRSWVLEGELEDVFAEFFIVGQPVKAESLWREGYLIQSDMLPAFISPVLAQRILRTGKSINFLRVCCDDSGWADAAAEAAAYVGTTTSRGGLGYGETDALEALVVEAAKRIDRHLMDVIHKRYRFKDHCLAIKRYLLLGQGDFVQYLMDVVGPELSEPANRISSFQLAGLLETAIRASNAQYDDRDILDRIKVKMMDHGDGDRGWDVFSLEYDARVPLDTVFTASVMKMYLKVFNFLWKLKRVDHSLTGVWKTMKPNCIVSSPFYKEGTSIRAQFVSVLRKCQVLFNEMNHFVTNFQYYIMFEVLEVSWARFSDEMDAAKDLDDLLLAHDKYLNSILEKALLGERSQGLLRNLFELFDIILQFRSHADRWFERIYELQLRGRGKPKSKSKDTSSWLDGGRKAMIQLAGELFRKMGEDLDSIAKDYTASLDAFITQLPMQQHVDLKFLLFRLDFTEYYSHISSNK comes from the exons ATGGACGACCAACAAACCCAGGATCTCGTCAAGGAGCTCGTCCACCGCCTCCTCTCCGCCGCCGAAtccggcgggggcggcggcgggcgcgacaTGGGCGGCGCGCTGCGGTTCGCGCACCGGCTCCTCTCCAGCCGCCTCGCCCCCGCGGTCCTCCCTGACGAGCACTCGCTCGCGGAGTCCATCAAGCGCCGCCTCGCCGCCTCGGGCCGCCCCAACGATGCGCTCGCGTTCGCCGACCTCCACTCCAAGCTCTCCGTCCGTGCCCGCCCGGCGTCGCTGTGGCCGCTCCTCTACCTGCTCGACTCGCTCTCCTCgcagcgccgcgccgccgccgcggcttcGTGCCTCCCGAACCTCCCCAGCGCCGCCCCGCCGCGGAATGCCACCTCGGGGACGGCGCCGGGCGCCGGTGGCAGGCCGGGATCGCGGGCGCACGGGGCGCCGTCGGGCGGCGTGATGCTGGTCTCCAAGGATCCGGACAACATCCGCGAGATCGCGCTGCGTGAGTACACCGAGCTGGTGATCGACGAGACGGAGGTGTCGGAGGCCGCGCTTGTGCGGGACGTGCTGTACGCGTGCCAGGGCATCGACGGCCGCTACGTGCGCTACGACAAGGCCGTCGACGCCTACGATCTCCCAGACGGTGTCCGGGTGCCGCGATCCACGCGCACCCTCGTTCGCAAGCTGTGCGAGCTTGGCTGGCTGTTCCGCAAGGTGCGGGGCTTCATTTCTGACAACATAAGCCGCTCGCCCTCAGATGCTGCCACTGAGGTGGGCACGGTTGCCCAGGCATTCTGTTCGGCGCTCCAGGAGGAGCTCTCTGATTATTACAAGCTGCTGGCTGTTCTAGAATCGTACTCATTGAATCCAATTCCCACACCTGGATCTGATTCAGGTGTGTCCAGTAATTACCTTTCACTGCGCCGCCTTGCAGTGTGGCTTGCTGAGCCTGCAGTGAGAATGCGCCTAATGGCTGTTCTTGTGGATGGATGCCGGGGATTGAGGGGTGGCGCTATGGCTGGTGTGATCCATGGGCACGCACAGCATGGAGATCCTATGTTTCAGGAGTTTATGGGCCGATTGCTGCGCCGGGTGTGCTCGCCATTGTTTGAGATGGTCAGGAGCTGGGTGCTAGAAGGGGAATTGGAGGATGTATTTGCAGAGTTCTTTATCGTTGGGCAGCCAGTGAAAGCGGAATCTTTGTGGCGGGAGGGCTACCTTATTCAATCTGATATGCTTCCAGCTTTCATCTCTCCAGTGCTGGCACAACGGATTCTTAGAACTGGCAAGTCAATCAACTTCCTTAGAGTATGCTGTGATGATAGTGGCTGGGCTGATGCTGCTGCCGAGGCTGCTGCATATGTTGGCACCACGACGTCTCGGGGTGGCCTTGGTTATGGGGAGACTGATGCTTTGGAGGCATTGGTGGTTGAGGCAGCCAAGAGGATCGATCGGCATTTGATGGATGTTATTCATAAGCGGTACCGATTTAAGGACCACTGCCTTGCTATCAAGCGTTACTTGCTTCTTGGGCAGGGTGATTTTGTCCAGTATCTTATGGACGTTGTTGGCCCTGAGTTATCAGAGCCAGCAAATAGGATTAGCTCCTTCCAGTTGGCTGGCTTGCTTGAGACTGCAATCCGAGCATCCAATGCACAATATGATGACCGTGATATCTTGGACCGGATAAAGGTAAAgatgatggatcatggagatggtgATCGTGGCTGGGATGTCTTCTCTTTGGAGTATGATGCTAGGGTCCCCCTAGACACAGTGTTCACAGCTTCAGTTATGAAGATGTATCTCAAGGTCTTCAACTTCTTGTGGAAGCTCAAACGTGTAGATCACTCCCTTACTGGAGTGTGGAAGACAATGAAACCTAACTGCATTGTTTCTTCTCCATTTTACAAGGAAGGAACAAGCATCAGAGCTCAGTTTGTTTCAGTTCTTCGTAAATGCCAAGTTCTGTTCAATGAGATGAATCACTTTGTGACCAATTTCCAATACTACATTATGTTTGAGGTCCTAGAGGTTTCGTGGGCTCGTTTCTCTGATGAAATGGACGCAGCAAAGGATTTGGATGACCTTCTCTTGGCGCACGATAAGTATCTCAACTCGATACTGGAGAAGGCCCTGCTTGGTGAACGTTCCCAAGGACTTTTGAGAAATCTGTTTGAATTGTTTGACATCATCTTACAGTTTCGGAGCCATGCTGATCGATGGTTTGAACGGATATATGAGTTGCAGCTAAG GGGAAGGGGTAAaccaaaatcaaaatctaagGATACAAGTTCCTGGCTTGATGGTGGCAGAAAAGCCATGATCCAACTAGCTGGAGAACTTTTCCGGAAAATGGGTGAAGACCTGGATAGCATCGCAAAAGATTATAcagcttctcttgatgcttttaTTACTCAGCTGCCCATGCAGCAGCATGTTGATCTGAAGTTCCTTCTCTTCCGCCTCGACTTCACTGAATATTACAGCCATATTTCGTCCAACAAATGA
- the LOC136551882 gene encoding uncharacterized protein encodes MEPEMQAALIKVGVFVLVQALVYLILSQSSTVFSHTKSLCLRPARSLSARRMLALLLSDLPLAAGEPSPVAAFARTRSAASSPMLAAAHRKQD; translated from the coding sequence atggagccggagatgcaGGCAGCGCTGATCAAGGTGGGCGTGTTCGTGCTGGTGCAGGCGCTGGTGTACCTCATCCTGTCGCAGTCCTCCACCGTGTTCTCGCACACCAAGAGCCTCTGCCTCCGCCCCGCGCGGTCGCTCAGCGCGCGCCGCATGCTCGCGCTGCTCCTCTCCGACCTGCCGCTCGCCGCCGGGGAGCCCTCGCCCGTCGCCGCCTTCGCCCGGACGCGGTCCGCGGCGTCGTCGCCCATGCTCGCCGCCGCCCACCGGAAGCAGGACTGA